A portion of the Melitaea cinxia chromosome 1, ilMelCinx1.1, whole genome shotgun sequence genome contains these proteins:
- the LOC123661365 gene encoding uncharacterized protein LOC123661365, which produces MTKSEEENIKNIHSFDKEICHYILDGPYLWVLLTSGELFVLHTMKGSILKVKCNSYTDYRIRRFIIYDSKLIFISESGEKLSVSLTNDMLEEYFNRGADDVVISFEKSPVIVNKSVNITYHEHETTMYVDAGKLMIKCNITGLFDTLFVNTDLRCVSQWNDLNVICDNIHMWALSQSFDLIHTFKNSEGYFYPLTAYNDKFYYLTWNENEIEIYCASFAVHKGHDKNESSVNSKSPSSQETLKLQLNSLIDDTILEKTVPNKVLPQLKLFFNDIEDYTFLISTASKLCIHSLLYKPILFLLQKRINATDDETLKTNVCDIIIKMDLLEYIQFREVNYYDGVNIFKLDYVQLCITFISKSDLDLASICWLKYSQIKSTPSTDDIKSILNAIPLNIKMGSLIIWFRNFVPPLLEENPFYIDLFVKWTTKRVFSLEQSTYWPKIGLKFISAIVDILETSVKTICVRPISIDDLDVIKDHINYVLELKEKYKIIMLLSEFTSQSPTEIALIMLRRCYTEDLEAFLQESFSTYASRYSLEIDSTLRSFVESEAASSGGSVDGQRFKILLDAFHYPTNRLKCLLNVLKILDVPWDPIVLTIATTSAALTHSDFTITDTDRKLAQEIYKELNYAKIKVILKKYNFPLTCTDYTLVIHKLINNTVVDLDDLNLVTNILSHFAIYGNSLYIDKCLQNSDTNLALDYFNKLCNRSQKVLIKTMQNKYEQIIMGTTVNPTVERNYIDFLKGSQMLDNTLMNRIENLYYLKNSYNIKLNMNNIFSFKSRTNILNNLKDSEEVISSSGRGRCISQLMNIDIYQQSKIIHLLRRISSCTSAKVLVESLILLENQKNGNKTYISQYKDGHNSTLLLESYNILSEVISYCDEEYLHHLLKYLSMLSALLNSSTILKNLSLAWKFQYIFLPMSSINGLNDLIDYYTSNSSILFLKSDVCDILTKSDFTLFRIFTDIAHKIINNSEVQLCDKFFKVRDKVIKRLITKVTAYQEIDQILVTCLLLTLRSPEITEDKIWILELLRGQSESLPPAVMHYLSAPCIRRTFGLEGILLGGTLSYPPQYILKSKFNINLSEIVLPENTEETWDSKVLLFYILRHYPHTTYDRLVDLCHTLNIPRNEGFSLLLISLLANWDLRYKILESDLGKREIITENDEEQLISQCFIVFQSIEDREFLMDVLNDFWKNGEVIIHGCLISINPYYYEVYLCIYKLLLSKSADTKYLKEYYLLHFLKEYQRKSIPKQYEFELFSVKGMFPEIGHYRLPFNLFLRDDMWANLKSEITLETYEFWLPVVALLSLDGDLQTAKDMICSNAVKQTMTSRKKYESNEFDSKDTEPWRLTSREEPLLRTAHRCVRYIANMEWAGACLFYVLQGCTRGADQVAAAQLCYQFSQRWATIQPGNRAVRQMERLHSTLSTRHVLHKIQWACEELLRLSTEPVQLIHALYLHQDFIEKITRFDINRAANEIADKNNINISSIRIQILENILNKTQKENESLPGLGTKDLITAKYILKATCSKMGAIYLSRIAFDDESDYNKCKKLRALQCLMSVVEPDTAIKVSNRERDILWMSLLELLYIVYLEKIDMPWIVATFIQNKTLALNQLLQVIGNNTDSLKIIAELAQKFGNSQTIHQVIPKLLRASLFDDMIPLLLKIPHTADNIIYTAWRAIILSPFQRADYPITDRNKSQCLKVLNLLPVCPVINDEDLIEIWKHCVRCKCLGLGCLILPYMTPKTRHSMTELQKIDKRNLIVSLKNMYSESYLVPGAMYVLDNLTKMSYR; this is translated from the exons ATGACAAAATCTGAAGAggaaaatataaagaatatacACTCATTTGATAAAGAAATTTGCCACTATATCCTAGATGGACCATATTTGTGGGTCTTGTTAACATCTGGCGAGCTTTTTGTTCTACATACAATGAAAGGTTCCATTCTTAAAGTTAAATGTAACAGCTATACTGATTATAGAATTCGCCGTTTCATAATTTATGATtccaaattgatttttattagtGAAAGTGGAGAAAAGCTTTCTGTTTCCCTCACTAATGACATGTTAGAAGAATATTTTAACCGGGGTGCTGACGACGTAGTGATCTCCTTCGAGAAATCTCCAGTAATTGTTAATAAAAGCGTTAATATTACTTATCATGAACATGAAACCACCATGTATGTAGATGCAGGCAAACTCatgataaaatgtaatataactgGTCTGTTTGATACACTATTTGTCAATACAGACCTACGCTGTGTCAGCCAGTGGaatgatttaaatgtaatatgtgACAATATACATATGTGGGCTCTTAGTCAAAGTTTTGATTTgattcatacatttaaaaactcCGAAGGTTACTTCTACCCTTTAACAGCgtataatgataaattttattatttaacatggaATGAAAATGAG attGAAATATACTGTGCTTCATTTGCCGTACACAAAGGCCACGATAAAAATGAAAGCTCAGTCAATTCCAAGAGTCCATCGTCTCAAGAAACACTGAAGTTACAATTAAATTCCTTAATTGATGACACAATTTTAGAGAAAACTGTGCCGAACAAGGTACTGCCTCAACTTAAGTTGTTCTTTAATGATATTGAAGATTATACCTTCCTTATATCTACTGCATCAAAACTTTGTATTCACAGCCTGTTATATAAACCAATATTGTTTCTTCTTCAAAAACGCATTAATGCTACAGATGATGAGAcactaaaaacaaatgtttgtgatattataattaaaatggaCTTGTTAGAATATATTCAATTCAGAGAAGTAAATTATTATGATGgtgtaaatatattcaaattggATTATGTTCAACTTTGCATAACATTCATTTCTAAGTCAGATTTAGACTTAGCGTCTATATGCTGGTTAAAATACTCACAAATCAAATCTACACCAAGTACAGatgatattaaaagtattttaaatgctataccattaaatattaagatggGTTCACTTATAATTTGGTTTCGTAACTTTGTGCCTCCACTTTTAGAAGAAAATccattttatattgatttgttTGTAAAATGGACTACAAAGAGAGTTTTTTCTTTAGAACAGTCAACGTATTGGCCAAAAATcggcttaaaatttatttcggcTATAGTAGACATTTTGGAAACATCAGTGAAAACTATTTGTGTTAGACCAATTTCAATAGATGATCTTGATGTAATTAAAGATCACATAAACTATGTATTAgaacttaaagaaaaatataaaatcatcatgcTCCTGAGTGAATTTACTTCACAAAGCCCTACTGAAATTGCACTTATCATGTTACGTCGTTGTTATACAGAAGATCTTGAAGCTTTTTTGCAAGAGAGCTTTTCGACGTATGCGTCTCGCTATTCTCTAGAAATCGATAGTACTCTGCGATCCTTTGTAGAAAGCGAAGCTGCTAGTAGTGGAGGGAGTGTTGATGGCCAGCGTTTTAAgattttacttgatgcttttcaTTATCCAACCAATAGACTTAAATGCCTtttaaatgtacttaaaattttagATGTTCCTTGGGATCCCATAGTACTCACTATAGCAACCACATCAGCTGCTTTGACTCATTCAGATTTTACGATTACAGACACCGATCGTAAACTTGCACAAGAGATATACAAAGAGTTAAATTACGCTAAAATCAaagtcattttaaaaaaatacaattttccaTTAACTTGTACTGATTACACATTAGTAATCcataaattaatcaataatacGGTTGTAGATTTAGATGACTTAAATCTGGTCACAAATATATTGAGTCATTTTGCTATTTATGGCAATAGtttatacatagataagtgCTTACAAAATAGTGACACAAATCTAGCATTAGattattttaacaaactttGTAATCGAAGTCAAAAAGTTCTAATCAAGACCATGCAAAACAAATATGAGCAAATAATTATGGGTACTACAGTAAATCCAACAGTTGAAAGGAACTACATTGACTTCTTAAAAGGGTCCCAAATGTTGGATAATACTTTAATGAACCGCATTGAAAACCTCTACTATCTGAAAAATTCATACAATATTAAACTCAATATGAATAACATATTCAGCTTTAAAAGTCGcacaaacatattaaataatttgaaagatAGTGAAGAAGTTATATCAAGTTCAGGGAGAGGAAGATGTATTTCACAGTTAATGAACATAGATATTTACCAACAATCCAAAATAATACATTTGCTGCGTCGTATTTCTTCATGTACAAGCGCAAAAGTTCTAGTTGAATCATTAATTTTACTGGAAAACcaaaaaaatggaaataaaacgTATATATCTCAATATAAAGATGGACACAACTCTACTCTCTTGTTAGAATCTTATAATATACTATCGGAAGTTATATCTTATTGTGATGAAGAATATCTTCACCATTTGTTGAAATATCTATCTATGTTAAGTGCTTTACTAAATTCAAGTACAATTTTGAAAAACCTTTCACTGGCTTGGAAGTTTCAATACATATTCTTACCTATGTCATCAATCAATGGTCTAAATGATTTAATCGATTATTACACCTCTAATTcttcaatattgtttttaaaatccgATGTGTGtgatatattaacaaaaagtgATTTTACACTATTTAGAATATTTACAGATATAGctcacaaaataataaataactctGAAGTACAATTATGTGACAAATTCTTTAAAGTAAGAGATAAAGTCATTAAAAGGTTGATTACCAAAGTTACAGCCTATCAAGAGATAGATCAAATTTTAGTTACAtgtttattacttactttaagAAGTCCTGAAATAACTGAAGATAAAATTTGGATCTTAGAGTTATTAAGAGGGCAGTCAGAATCATTACCACCTGCTGTAATGCATTACCTTTCTGCACCTTGTATTCGCCGTACGTTTGGGCTTGAAGGCATATTACTTGGAGGTACTTTGTCATATCCACCACAGTACATTCTTAAATctaagtttaatataaatttatcagaAATTGTTCTTCCGGAAAACACTGAAGAGACATGGGATTCTAAAgtactattattttacattttaagacATTATCCGCATACGACATACGATAGACTTGTTGACTTATGTCATACCTTAAATATTCCCCGAAATGAAGGATTTTCTCTATTGCTTATATCTTTATTGGCAAATTGGGATTTAaggtataaaatattagaaagtGACTTAGGCAAACGAGAAATAATCACAGAAAATGATGAGGAACAATTAATATCacaatgttttattgtttttcaaagTATTGAAGACAGAGAATTTTTGATGGATGTCTTAAATGATTTTTGGAAAAATGGTGAAGTTATAATACATGGATGTCTCATTTCTATTAATCCTTATTATTAtgaagtatatttatgtatatataagctATTGTTGTCTAAGTCTGCGGATACAAAATacttaaaagaatattatttattacatttcttaaaagaatatcaaagaaaaagtaTTCCCAAGCAATATGAATTCGAACTATTTTCCGTTAAGGGTATGTTTCCTGAAATCGGACACTATCGTTTACCGTTTAATCTGTTTTTGCGAGATGATATGTGGGCAAATTTGAAATCTGAGATTACATTAGAAACTTATGAATTTTGGTTACCAGTCGTTGCTTTGCTATCACTCGATGGAGATTTACAAACAGCTAAAGATATGATATGTAGCAATGCCGTAAAACAAACAATGACATCAcgtaaaaaatatgaaagtaaCGAATTCGACTCGAAAGATACTGAACCTTGGAGATTAACATCTCGAGAAGAGCCTTTACTTCGGACAGCCCATCGCTGCGTAAGATATATTGCTAACATGGAATGGGCAGGTGCGTGTTTATTTTACGTTCTTCAAGGGTGTACGAGAGGAGCTGATCAAGTTGCTGCAGCTCAACTTTGTTACCAGTTTTCACAACGTTGGGCTACCATTCAGCCCGGAAATCGCGCTGTGAGGCAAATGGAAAGGCTTCATTCTACACTTTCTACGAGACATGTATTGCATAAAATTCAGTGGGCTTGTGAAGAACTTTTACGTCTTTCAACAGAACCAGTTCAACTCATCCATGCTTTATATCTTCATCaagattttatcgaaaaaattaCTCGGTTTGATATAAATCGTGCAGCTAATGAAATAGctgataaaaataacataaacataAGTTCCATTAGAATtcaaatattagaaaatatacttaataaaacacaaaaagaaaatgaaagttTACCCGGATTGGGCACTAAAGACTTAATTActgcaaaatatatattaaaagcaaCCTGTTCAAAAATGGGGGCAATATACTTATCCCGAATCGCGTTCGACGATGAAAGCGACTataataaatgcaaaaaatTAAGAGCTCTGCAATGTTTAATGAGTGTCGTTGAACCTGATACTGCCATTAAAGTTAGTAATCGAGAACGCGATATTCTTTGGATGTCATTATTAGAACTTCTCTACATCGTTTACCTAGAGAAAATTGATATGCCTTGGATTGTAGCGacgtttatacaaaataaaacactcGCTTTAAATCAATTGTTACAAGTTATAGGTAACAACACAGATAGCTTAAAAATTATAGCGGAATTAGCACAGAAATTTGGAAATTCCCAAACTATTCATCAGGTTATACCTAAGCTATTACGAGCTTCGTTGTTCGATGACATGATCCCTTTGCTATTAAAAATCCCACATACAgcagataatattatatatacagcGTGGCGAGCTATTATCTTATCTCCATTTCAACGTGCTGATTATCCTATAACTGATCGTAATAAATCGCAGTGTCTTAAAGTTTTGAATTTATTACCAGTATGTCCAGTAATTAATGATGAAGACTTAATAGAAATATGGAAACATTGTGTGAGATGCAAATGTTTAGGTTTAGGTTGTTTAATATTGCCGTATATGACTCCGAAAACAAGACATTCCATGACTGAACTGCAAAAAATTGATAAACGGAATCTAATCGtcagtttaaaaaatatgtattctgAGAGTTACTTAGTACCTGGAGCTATGTATGTTTtggataatttaacaaaaatgtcaTACCGGTGa